Sequence from the Nocardia cyriacigeorgica GUH-2 genome:
CAACGCCGGGGGATAGGTCAGGATGGGGTCATGCCGAAGCCGTCGTCACCGCCCGCCCGCACCGGCCGTCCGCCCAAGATCTCCCGGGACGACATCGTCGCGGCCGCCACCGCGATCATCGACACCGACGGCGTCGAGAAGCTGACGATGCGCAGGCTCGCCACCGAACTCGGCTGCACCGCCATGGCGCTCTACCACCACGTACGCGACAAGGAAGACCTGCTCCGGCTGCTGCTCAACGACTACGCCGACCAGGTGCGATGGCCACCACTGCCCGACGATCCCCGCGAACGGATCATCGTCGCCGCCGAAGCCATGCGCGCCGTCCTCGCCGCCCGGCCCTGGATCGTCGAAATCCTCGCCGCCGACGACCTACTCGGCGTCTCCGCGCTCTGGGTGGCCGAAACCATCGTCGCCGGCGCCATGGACTGCGGCCTACCCGCCGACTACGCCGTGCGCGCCTACCGGGCGATCTGGCACTACACCGCAGGCGAAATCATCATCCGCACCCGCTCAGCCGCCCGCGCCGCCGAAGACCGCCCGACATACCGCGAACAGATCTTCGCCGACCTCGACCCCCAGGCGCTCCCGCGTTTGGCTGCCCTCGGCCCCCGCTTCCTGACGGTCGCCGCCGAAGACACCTACACCGACGGCCTCAACGCCCTCGTCGACGGGCTGCTGAACCGGCGGCTCGGTCAGGGCGCGACCGGACAGTAGGCTTCGAGCATGACGATCAATCCGTCGTACGACCTGCCGCATGAGATGACCGAGGAGCAGTACCGGCTGCTGCCCGCGGATATCGCCCGCGAAATCGAGGTCGTCCACGGCCACGTGATCATCTGCGAATCGCCGGTGCCCGAGCACAACCGTGTGGCGCGGCGGCTGGCCGGCGCGATGGAACAGCTCCCGAGCACGGAGCCGTGTGTCCGGGTCGAAACCGATATCGACATGGTCCTGTGGCGGGTCCCGAAGTTCACCTTCCGGCGCCCGGACGTGATCGTGTACCGGTGCCTGCCCGAACGCGGTGCGAAACCGGAAGCCGGCGATGCGCTGATCGTGGTCGAGGTGTCCTCTCCGTCCACGGCCGCGGAAGATCTGCTGGACAAGAAGGTGCAGTACGCCAGGGCGGGCATCCCGCTGTACCTGGTGATCAGCCTGGACCCGAAGTTCGAGATCGAGGAAGTGCGTGAGTTCCGGCTCGACGCCCATGCGGCCGAATACCGCTTGCACAGCCTGCACCGCGACGGCTTCCTTCGCCTGGAGCACGTGATTCTCGGTGAGATCGGGTTCGAGGACCTCACCCGTTAGGCGCGCAGCGGTGCGGTCGTGACCGCACCAGGAAAACGCCGAGGGCACGGACTCGGAAGCGTCGTGCCCTCGTCCGACTCCGGCACCAGGAGACTGCAAACGAGTCCGGATGGCGACCACGAACAGCATTCGTGGTTCGAATCTCGGGCGAGCCCGTCGATCACTACTGTGGGTACATGTTCGCACTCGTCGTGAAATTCGAGCTCCAGGACTCGGACAAGGCCGCCGCGTTCGATCAGCTGGTCACAGAGACCGTGCAGGCAATTACGGAGCACGAGCCCGGGACTTTGGTCTACGCCACGCACGCCGTCCAGGGTGAGCCGCTGTCCCGGATCTTCTACGAGGTGTACCGCGATCGCGAAGCGTTCGACGAGCATGAGCGGCAACCGCACACGCGGCGGTTCCTCGATCGGCGTGGTGAGTTCGTTGCCGATTTCCGGGTGGAGTTTTTGACCCCGGGCGTCGTGAAGGGGCTGGCCGGGATGTGACGCTATAGCCTGTCGGCGATACCGCACCATACGGCGAACCCGTGCACGGTGTCAGCTGTGCGTGCCTCGGCGCGGGCGAGGGCTCGGACGGTTTCGTGCACCATCGGGTTGTACCGGGTCTGTGATGGTGCGGTGTTCTTGGCCATCTGTAGTGCCGTGAATGCGCGCCGCCGATCCCCGTGCAGAAGGTAGGCGCGGGACAGGTCGATGTAGTGGTGGCCGGTGCGCTCCTTCGGCGCATCTGCTGGGAGGGTCATGGAGCGGGCCCGGTTGAGGGCTTCGGTGCCGTCCATTGCTTCGACGGCCAGGGCAACCGACCAGATGGCGACGTTGGTCGGCCCGAACGAAAGAATCGGATCGAGGTCGTCGCCGAGACGGAGTGCGGCCTTGCGTGCTTCGGTCAGGTGGGCATCCGATAGATCCCGCTTGCCTGAGCGTGACGCAGCCAGACCCGATTGCAGGTGCAGTCCGCCCCAGGCGATCAGGTCGTTGCGACGGCCCATCCCGAGGCGGGGTTCGATATCTGAGCGGCAACGTTCCAGGTAGGTGAG
This genomic interval carries:
- a CDS encoding TetR/AcrR family transcriptional regulator, encoding MPKPSSPPARTGRPPKISRDDIVAAATAIIDTDGVEKLTMRRLATELGCTAMALYHHVRDKEDLLRLLLNDYADQVRWPPLPDDPRERIIVAAEAMRAVLAARPWIVEILAADDLLGVSALWVAETIVAGAMDCGLPADYAVRAYRAIWHYTAGEIIIRTRSAARAAEDRPTYREQIFADLDPQALPRLAALGPRFLTVAAEDTYTDGLNALVDGLLNRRLGQGATGQ
- a CDS encoding putative quinol monooxygenase, which encodes MFALVVKFELQDSDKAAAFDQLVTETVQAITEHEPGTLVYATHAVQGEPLSRIFYEVYRDREAFDEHERQPHTRRFLDRRGEFVADFRVEFLTPGVVKGLAGM
- a CDS encoding Uma2 family endonuclease; translation: MTINPSYDLPHEMTEEQYRLLPADIAREIEVVHGHVIICESPVPEHNRVARRLAGAMEQLPSTEPCVRVETDIDMVLWRVPKFTFRRPDVIVYRCLPERGAKPEAGDALIVVEVSSPSTAAEDLLDKKVQYARAGIPLYLVISLDPKFEIEEVREFRLDAHAAEYRLHSLHRDGFLRLEHVILGEIGFEDLTR